The following coding sequences lie in one Candidatus Neomarinimicrobiota bacterium genomic window:
- a CDS encoding TIGR02556 family CRISPR-associated protein, translating into MSTSTDGEERMIHAMKEIGKSLAARQTQQNSLELLVEDALDKGKYPHLIMIRYEKREKTWQYKDVRYQPLTSRMKFNILYKRGSSNGQDLTPTCKMTKLKKTFPNKYVAWFKTNQNYDTFDEISRRMIRELYEATKNQEESIFQDIQANLDEIQDGKGAVLTPVFVENDSTVKFLGDFSFFQDFLLDSTLKKFRYSQTAKTYSLEKHKVCAICGENAAEVFGFFTDLKFYNLDKQGMITGGFDYKNAWKNYPVCRSCAFDVRGGFAYICDHLDFTFYGHRYYLIPKMNNPSEYPSILKALETYKEQSFKEKDIHRITRDEHDLFNYIKELNDNLTFDLFFYSRPQKDVLRILLLIEDVLPSRIARLIKAKSQVDSLEIFNQWTRKDGKPLVSFDFGILRTFFPKPDNMEKDKSFLEITQKIFQGRKIDQLLILNKIMQKVRSEFVNSDLRQNFASPEKFSVMKGFMLLLYLTVLNLFDKQAEVMIMDKTMNFPDIQTKEEFPEKLDEFFTRFKNFFPDPARRATFLLGVLTRFLLNIQSREKDGATPFRSKLKGLKMNAFDVIGLFPEIIEKLEQYKKNYYGPLETYISKTLLEAGHYSGWRIPQDELNFLFVLGMNLSSYFKIQSIREEDNNE; encoded by the coding sequence ATGTCAACATCTACAGATGGAGAAGAAAGAATGATACATGCCATGAAAGAAATCGGGAAAAGCCTGGCTGCCCGACAAACACAACAAAATTCTCTTGAGCTCCTGGTTGAAGATGCCCTGGACAAGGGAAAATATCCCCATCTTATCATGATCCGATATGAGAAAAGGGAAAAAACCTGGCAATACAAGGACGTACGGTATCAACCTCTCACATCCCGGATGAAGTTTAATATTCTCTATAAAAGAGGGTCATCAAACGGACAGGATTTAACACCTACCTGTAAAATGACAAAACTTAAAAAGACGTTTCCCAATAAGTATGTCGCATGGTTTAAGACCAACCAAAATTATGATACCTTTGATGAAATATCCCGGCGAATGATCCGGGAACTGTATGAGGCGACAAAGAATCAGGAGGAATCAATCTTTCAGGATATCCAGGCCAATCTTGATGAAATTCAGGATGGCAAAGGCGCTGTACTTACACCGGTTTTTGTTGAAAATGATTCAACCGTGAAATTTTTGGGCGATTTCTCTTTTTTTCAGGATTTTCTCCTGGATTCTACGTTAAAAAAATTCAGGTATTCTCAAACTGCAAAGACCTATTCCTTAGAAAAACATAAAGTCTGTGCGATTTGCGGAGAAAATGCTGCTGAAGTCTTCGGCTTTTTTACGGATTTAAAATTTTACAACCTGGACAAGCAAGGAATGATAACAGGAGGCTTTGACTACAAAAATGCCTGGAAAAATTATCCCGTCTGCAGATCCTGTGCCTTTGATGTGCGAGGGGGCTTTGCCTATATCTGTGACCACTTGGATTTTACATTTTACGGTCATAGATATTACCTGATTCCTAAAATGAATAATCCATCGGAGTATCCATCAATCCTTAAGGCTCTGGAAACGTATAAGGAGCAGAGTTTCAAAGAAAAAGACATTCACCGAATCACCCGGGATGAACACGACTTATTTAATTATATCAAAGAGCTTAACGATAATTTAACCTTTGATCTGTTTTTTTATTCCCGACCACAGAAGGATGTCTTGAGAATTCTCCTGCTGATCGAAGATGTTTTACCCTCACGGATTGCCAGGCTAATAAAGGCCAAATCGCAGGTGGATTCCCTGGAAATATTTAATCAGTGGACCAGAAAAGATGGGAAGCCACTGGTATCCTTTGATTTTGGTATTTTGAGAACCTTTTTTCCAAAACCGGACAACATGGAAAAGGATAAATCCTTCCTGGAAATAACCCAGAAAATATTCCAGGGAAGAAAGATTGATCAATTACTGATCCTGAATAAAATCATGCAGAAAGTCCGTTCAGAATTTGTCAACTCCGACCTCAGGCAGAATTTTGCAAGTCCTGAAAAGTTTTCTGTGATGAAAGGTTTTATGCTTCTTTTATACCTGACGGTTTTAAACCTTTTTGATAAACAAGCGGAGGTAATGATAATGGATAAGACAATGAATTTTCCGGATATTCAAACGAAGGAAGAATTTCCGGAAAAGCTGGATGAATTCTTTACCAGGTTTAAAAATTTCTTTCCCGATCCGGCTCGCCGGGCAACGTTTTTATTGGGGGTACTCACACGGTTCCTTTTAAATATTCAAAGCCGGGAAAAAGATGGAGCCACACCCTTCAGATCGAAATTAAAGGGACTGAAAATGAATGCCTTTGATGTAATCGGGCTATTCCCCGAGATCATTGAAAAGCTGGAACAGTACAAAAAAAACTACTATGGTCCGCTGGAAACCTATATATCCAAAACATTATTGGAAGCAGGCCACTATTCCGGATGGCGTATCCCCCAGGATGAACTCAACTTTTTGTTTGTCCTGGGAATGAACCTGAGTTCTTATTTTAAAATTCAAAGTATAAGGGAGGAAGATAACAATGAGTGA
- the cas7b gene encoding type I-B CRISPR-associated protein Cas7/Csh2 — MSEITQRREILFLYDVENNNPNGDPNDENKPRIDEENGRNLVTDVRLKRTIRDYLKDYKNQNIFVQEIVFEDGTIQDGKTRAKDFGKTKKEILENVLESCIDVRLFGATIPLDKDSITLTGPVQFKMGKSLHAVKTVLIKGTGAFAGKEKAKQKTFREEYVLPYSLIGFHGIINENAGKHTRLTNEDVDLLKEALWKGTKDLISRSKFGQMPRLLLIVKYAEPNFYIGDLDNMVRLIPKNSRREEEIRRPEDYTLDVTELWKQLEKHRDKIETIEIAVDPKITVTSDGETVSFESLESYEKLSF, encoded by the coding sequence ATGAGTGAAATCACACAACGACGGGAAATTCTCTTTTTGTATGACGTGGAGAATAATAATCCCAACGGCGATCCCAATGATGAAAACAAGCCCCGCATCGACGAAGAAAACGGCCGGAATCTTGTGACGGATGTTCGTCTGAAAAGGACAATCCGCGATTATCTGAAGGATTATAAAAACCAGAATATTTTTGTCCAGGAAATTGTCTTTGAGGATGGGACGATTCAGGACGGTAAAACCCGGGCAAAAGACTTTGGAAAGACCAAAAAAGAGATTCTTGAAAATGTCTTGGAATCATGTATTGATGTGCGCCTTTTCGGTGCCACCATTCCCCTGGATAAAGATAGTATTACTCTGACCGGCCCTGTCCAGTTTAAAATGGGGAAAAGTCTTCATGCTGTAAAAACAGTGCTGATTAAAGGAACGGGTGCCTTTGCAGGTAAAGAAAAAGCAAAACAGAAAACATTCCGTGAAGAATATGTTTTACCCTATTCCCTGATTGGTTTTCACGGAATCATCAATGAAAATGCAGGCAAACACACCCGGTTGACAAATGAAGATGTTGATCTGCTGAAAGAGGCACTCTGGAAAGGGACAAAAGATTTGATCAGCCGGAGTAAATTCGGTCAAATGCCCCGCCTGTTACTGATAGTAAAATACGCTGAACCCAATTTTTATATCGGAGACCTGGACAACATGGTCCGTTTAATACCGAAGAATTCCCGAAGGGAAGAAGAAATTCGCCGGCCGGAAGACTATACACTTGATGTGACCGAACTGTGGAAACAATTGGAAAAACACCGTGACAAAATTGAGACAATAGAAATTGCTGTGGATCCTAAAATAACCGTAACGTCCGACGGTGAAACGGTTTCTTTTGAGTCACTGGAATCGTATGAAAAACTGTCCTTCTGA